Genomic window (Terriglobia bacterium):
ACTTTCCGGCAGCATGACCACCACGGAGTGCCGGAAAAACGGGTCGTCCACCTGCTCGCGCGCAATCAGGACCTCGACCTGGCCCTTTTTGTTTTCCGCCGCGTGCGCCGGCGGCGCGAAGAAAAGAGCCAGCAGACAGGCCAGCAGCAAGCCCGCCGCCCTGGGGAATTCCATGAAGGCTTTACGGTTCGGTGCTTTTCGGGTCTTTTTTTGAAGATGGCCTGAGCTCGGCCTGGCCTTTTGGATATTCATCGCCGGCGATTCCTGGCCTTTTCGGCCGCAATCCAGAGGCTGACTGCCACTATGTTATCGCACAACCACGGCAGGCGCCAGCATCGGCGCGGCCGCCGGTGTCAAAGGTCGTTAGAAATGACCCCTTGGTTAACTCATTAGAAGCGTTCCCGTCTTGTAGTTTTCGTTTTTCTCTGTTTCTCCGGTTCGTCTCGCTGATTTCCTCGTGGGTGGTGCGGATTGTTCCAGCCAAAGGGCGGACGGCGACCGAGAGATCAGTGCTCAACTACATCGCCCCCGCGCTTGGGGGTAGATGGACGGTAGAGCTGGAGCGAGGGAGGAGTGTTTGTAGGGCGGCGCCTCTTAGTGTCTGCTTTGGCCGGTCCGAGATAGTTAGTCGTTATCGGCGAAAAAAAAGTGCGAAAAGGTGTAAAATGGTCGCCGGGAAAAGCCGAAATATACTAGGATGAGGACTCGAACTGAACAAACGATATTACCATTTGCCAGAGCCTTCGGGGACCCGCTTGGTCCTTTGGCGACCTCGTTAGGAAAGCGGTCAAAGCGAGGTAGGGGAGCAGTCAACCTCACGTGTCTTGAGGTTTGCGCGGGCGGCGGCGGCCAAGCCATCGGGTTGCAAGACGCTGGCTTCGACCACGTTGGATTGGTCGAGATAGACGGTCACTCCTGTGCGACGCTTCGCCTGAATCGTCCGCGGTGGAACGTTATCAACGAAGACCTAAGACTCTTTGACGGAGGTCTGTACAAGGGCATCGATCTCCTTTCTGGCGGACTTCCGTGCCCCCCATTTTCCGTGGCTGGCAAGCAACTCGGCAGAGAGGATGAGCGGAATCTGTTTCCCGCAATGATCCGGCTGATCGACCAAATCAGGCCTCGAGCTGTCATGGTTGAGAACGTCCGTGGTTTCTTAGACGCAGTGTTCCACGACTACAGGCGTTATGTCGCGGGAGAGTTGATTAGGCTGGGGTACGAGCCTGGATGGAAGCTCATGAACGCTTCTGATTTTGGCGTTCCGCAGTTGCGTCCGAGAGTCGTGTTCGCAGCTGTACGGAGAGATTTGGCGGCGCACTTCGTCTGGCCAAAGCCAGCGGAGGCTGGCGCGCGGACCGTTGGCGAATCATTGTACGACTTGATGGCAGAGAATGGCTGGAGAGGCGCCAAAGGTTGGGCCGAGCAAGCGAACGAGATCGCACCCACGATCGTTGGCGGTTCTCACAAGCACGGTGGCCCCGACCTCGGCCCTACTCGAGCGCGAAAAGCGTGGGCTACTCTCGGAGTAGACGGACTCGGAATCGCAGACAAGGCTCCGGATCCTAGTTTTGTGGGAATGCCCAGGCTCACTGTTCGCATGGTCGCGAGGCTGCAGGGCTTCACCGACGACTGGCGTTTCAGCGGAGGGAAAACGGCAGCTTATAGGCAGGTCGGGAACGCCTTTCCGCCTCCCTTTGCGAGAGCGGTAGCCGAGAGCGTCAAGAGGTGTCTCACTGTTTCCCGTCTGGTGAGGTTCGGTTGACGGCCCCCGCACTTCTCCATTCCGCC
Coding sequences:
- a CDS encoding DNA cytosine methyltransferase codes for the protein MATSLGKRSKRGRGAVNLTCLEVCAGGGGQAIGLQDAGFDHVGLVEIDGHSCATLRLNRPRWNVINEDLRLFDGGLYKGIDLLSGGLPCPPFSVAGKQLGREDERNLFPAMIRLIDQIRPRAVMVENVRGFLDAVFHDYRRYVAGELIRLGYEPGWKLMNASDFGVPQLRPRVVFAAVRRDLAAHFVWPKPAEAGARTVGESLYDLMAENGWRGAKGWAEQANEIAPTIVGGSHKHGGPDLGPTRARKAWATLGVDGLGIADKAPDPSFVGMPRLTVRMVARLQGFTDDWRFSGGKTAAYRQVGNAFPPPFARAVAESVKRCLTVSRLVRFG